TCCGAGAAGCGCTGAGCGCGAAGCAGGCGGAGTTGGACGGAGTAGTGGAACGGCAACAGGACTTCGTGCTGCGGGCGCCGATCGCGGGGGTCGTGGCGGAACGCGCGGAGTCTCTCTATCCCGGGCGATGGATCGGTACCGATGTGCCGGTCGCCTATCTCGTTGATCCAGTGCAGGCGCACCTCATTGCGTTGGTCTCGGTGGAGGATGTCCGGTTCCTGACGCCGGGGCAGGTTGCGCAGTTCATTCCCCACGATCTGACGCGCGGCACGAGGCAGGTGCGGGTGCTGTCCATCAGGGATCTTGATGAACAGGATGTGGCGGTGCCCTATTTCGCCTCGATTTATGGAGGGGAGATCCCGGTCCGCAAAGATGCTCGCGGCCGACTCCAAGCCGAACAATCCGTGTATCGGGTGGAGTTTGAGGTCATGGATCATGATGAACCCTTGCATCAAGCCGTGACGGGTCATGCGGTGATGATGGGGCAGCCCCGCAGTCTCGCGGGACGAATGTGGGATCGCGTGGCGGCGGTGATGATTCGGGAGAGCGGATTCTGAAGACGCAGGGGCAATGGGCTTTCGAGACGGGGACGCGATGGGGTGGTTCGACTTCATGAAACACAACAAGGATGACAAGGCCAACGCCTCCAAGTCCTCGAATGCCCCGTCTCCCGCGGGCCAGTTGAAGTCGTCGTGTCTGTCTCTCGAACAACGATTGATGTTCGACGCGGCTGCGGCAGCCACGGCGGCAGAGGTCGCCGGGGAGGCCGTCGCACAGAAACAGGCCGATGCGGCCGTCTCCGAGGACGCTTCGGCGGAGACGGCCGCGCCGGAGTCCGGCGATGGCCATGAACTCGTTCAGGCATTGACGGAGTTTATGCCCGCCAAATCGCCGACGGAGATCGTCTTCGTTGACCCGACCGTGCCAGACTATGCGTCGTTGCTTGGCGGAATGGACCCTCACATCGAAGTGATCATGCTCAACGGCGGGCAGGACGGCATCACGCAGATGGCCAATGCCTTGTCTGGTCGCACCGGGATCGACGCGATTCACATCATTTCGCATGGTGAAGCCGGGACCTTGCACCTGGGCACCGGCACGCTCACTGCCGAGACCATGTCGGGTCGCTATGCCGAGCAGATGGCCACGATTCAGCAGGCGCTGTCGGAGCAGGCCGACATTCTCGTCTACGGGTGCGATTTTGCCGCAGGGGAAACCGGACAGCTAGCCGTCGATCGATTGGCGCAACTCACCGGCGCCGACGTGGAGGCCAGCAGCGACCTCACCGGTCATGCGTCGTTGGGTGGAGACTGGGACCTCGAAGTGCGAACCGGCGCGATCGAAACCCGCATCGCGATCGACGTTCAGGAGCAGACCGATTGGGTGGGGTTGTTGGCTCCGCCGACATTAGATGCCACGAAAAGTCCGACCATGAGTTCGGTGCTCGAGGATGCCGGCGCGCCCTCGGGGTCGGTGGGAACCCTGGTGTCCTCGCTCGTCGATTTTGCGACCCCAGCCGGGCAGGTCGACAACGTGACCGATGCGGACAGCGGGGCGCAACTCGGTATTGCGATCACGGCGGCGAACACGACGAACGGTACCTGGTTTTATAGCACCAACGGGTCGACCTGGAATGCGCTTGGCGCCGTCAGTGATGGGAGCGCCAGGCTCCTGGCCGCCGATGCCACCACCCGGATTTATTTCCGGGCCAACGCGAACTACAACGGGACCATGAGTGATGCCATCACCTTCCACGCCTGGGACCAGACGAGTGGCGTCAACGGCGGTACGGGCAACTTGTTCACCTCATCGACGGCGCTGGACCAGTTCAACACCGTCTCGTATGCCAACAATGATGGCACGGTCAAATGGGGCGGGTCTTGGCAGGAAATCGGAGAAAAAGACGGAACGGGCAGCGGCATGGTTGTGGTGAATAGCTATGCCGGGTTGGCGGGAAACTCGTTACAGATCGAAACAGATTTCTTATCCATGGGCGCGAGCCGGCAAGTTGATCTCAGTACGGCCTCCTCTGCCACGTTGTCGTTCGACTATATCCGCCAACATGGCGGGGGCACGAAGGGCGTAGTGTCCGTTGACGTCTATAACGGCAAGGCCTGGACCACCCTGCAGACTTTCGCGATCGATGCAACGGATGCGAAACCTCAAAGTGTGAAGATTGATATTAGCGCCTACGCCAATGCCAACACACAGATACGCTTTATCGTCAGTGGCAGCGATTCCATGGGTCGTTTGCATGTCGATAACATCCAGGTAGCGGCAACGGAAATCGGCGGCGGCGCAACTGCGTACAGTCATACGGGCGATACGGCTGCGTTGACGGTGACCGCGGTGAATGATGCGCCGACGGATCTCGCACTCTCGGCCAATACGGTGACGGAGAATGCGGCGAACGGGACCGTGGTGGGGACCATCACCGCGGTGGATGTGGACGCGGGCGACACGAAGACCTACAGTTTCACCGACAACGCCGGGGGCCGCTTCGCGATCAACAGCAGCACGGGCGTGATTACGGTGGCCAACGGGACGCTGTTGAATTACGAAGCCGCCACCAGCCACAACGTGACGGTGCGGGTCACGGACGCCGGCGGGTTGACCTACGACGAGACATTTGCGGTCGCGGTCACGAATGTGAATGAAGCGCCTGTGGCTGTGGATGATCGGGCGGGCCTTCGATTCGACGGCGTGGACGATTTCGTCGACATGGGCAGTGGAGCGGTCTATGAAGTTACGGATACCGTCACGATGGAGGCCTGGATCAATCGAGAGCCCTCGTCCCAAGCCTCGCAAATCATCATCAACAAGGAAGGAGAATATGAAGTCGGCCTGGATGCGGACGGGAGTTTGAAATGGGCCTTTGCGAATACCACCCCCGGCTGGGCTTGGCATGATACCGGAGTCGTGATCCCGGAACATACCTGGACCCATATCGCGGTGACGTATGACCATGGCACGGTTACAAGTTATGTGGACGGGGTGGCTGTGGAAGTGTTCGCCGGCTCCGGCACAATCGGCGATGCGCATCCCACGAAAGACACGCTCCGGATCGGCAGTCGCGAGAACAATCCGGCCAATCAATACTTTGTGGGCCAAATCAGTGAAGTACAGGTCTGGAATGTCGCGCGAACGTCAGGCGAAATTGCCGCCGACCGGAGCGGCGCCCTCAACGGCTCCGAGGCCGGATTACTCGGCTATTGGAAGTTCAACGAGAATTCCGGGGCGACCGCCGATAATGTGACGGCCAACTCCGATGGTATTCTGGGCGGCGCCGCGCCTGCCCAATCCCCCCAGTGGTCGACCTATCGCGTCAGCGAGGACAACACTTTAACCGTCACAGGACCGGGGGTATTGGCCAACGACGCTGATCCGGAGGGCAACGCCCTGTCGGCGATCATGGTCACAGGCCCTTCCCATGCGACCTCGTTCACGTTGAATGCCGACGGCAGCTTTTCGTATCGGCCTGCGGCGGACTTTTCCGGAACCGATTCCTTTACCTATCGCGTCAGTGATGGCACGAACCTCTCCAATATTGCCACCGTCAACATCCTGGTTGATCCAGTGAACGATGCGCCGACGGACTTGAGCCTGTCGGCGAATACGGTCGCGGAGAATGCGGCGAACGGGACGGTGGTGGGCACGATCACCGGGGTCGATCCGGATGCCGGCGACACGAAGACCTACAGTTTCACCGACAGTGCCGGGGGCCGCTTCGCCATCAACGGCAGCACGGGCGTGATCACGGTGGCCGATGGGACGCTGTTGAACTACGAAGCCGCGACGAGCCACAACGTGACGGTGCGGGTGACGGATGCCGCCGGGTTGACCTATGACGAGACCTTCGGGATCACCGTAAGCAATGTCAACGAGACGCCGACAGATCTCGCGCTCTCGGCCAATACCGTGGCGGAGAATGCGGCGAACGGGACCGTGGTGGGCACCGTGACCGGGACTGATCCGGATGCCGGCGACACCAAAAGTTACACGTTCACCGACAACGCCGGGGGGCGCTTCGCCATCAACGGCAGCACGGGCGTGATCACGGTGGCCAACGGGACGCTCTTGAACTACGAAGCCGCGACGAGCCACAACGTGACCGTGCGCGTGACCGACGCCGGCGGGTTGACCTATGACGAAACGTTTACCATCAATCTGACCGACGTGAATGACGCCCCGACGGGCACCGATGCGACAGTCACCATCAGCGAGGATACATCCCATACGCTGACGACCGCGAACTTTGGTTTCAGCGATGCGGACGCCGGCGACAG
This window of the Nitrospira sp. genome carries:
- a CDS encoding cadherin domain-containing protein — its product is MKHNKDDKANASKSSNAPSPAGQLKSSCLSLEQRLMFDAAAAATAAEVAGEAVAQKQADAAVSEDASAETAAPESGDGHELVQALTEFMPAKSPTEIVFVDPTVPDYASLLGGMDPHIEVIMLNGGQDGITQMANALSGRTGIDAIHIISHGEAGTLHLGTGTLTAETMSGRYAEQMATIQQALSEQADILVYGCDFAAGETGQLAVDRLAQLTGADVEASSDLTGHASLGGDWDLEVRTGAIETRIAIDVQEQTDWVGLLAPPTLDATKSPTMSSVLEDAGAPSGSVGTLVSSLVDFATPAGQVDNVTDADSGAQLGIAITAANTTNGTWFYSTNGSTWNALGAVSDGSARLLAADATTRIYFRANANYNGTMSDAITFHAWDQTSGVNGGTGNLFTSSTALDQFNTVSYANNDGTVKWGGSWQEIGEKDGTGSGMVVVNSYAGLAGNSLQIETDFLSMGASRQVDLSTASSATLSFDYIRQHGGGTKGVVSVDVYNGKAWTTLQTFAIDATDAKPQSVKIDISAYANANTQIRFIVSGSDSMGRLHVDNIQVAATEIGGGATAYSHTGDTAALTVTAVNDAPTDLALSANTVTENAANGTVVGTITAVDVDAGDTKTYSFTDNAGGRFAINSSTGVITVANGTLLNYEAATSHNVTVRVTDAGGLTYDETFAVAVTNVNEAPVAVDDRAGLRFDGVDDFVDMGSGAVYEVTDTVTMEAWINREPSSQASQIIINKEGEYEVGLDADGSLKWAFANTTPGWAWHDTGVVIPEHTWTHIAVTYDHGTVTSYVDGVAVEVFAGSGTIGDAHPTKDTLRIGSRENNPANQYFVGQISEVQVWNVARTSGEIAADRSGALNGSEAGLLGYWKFNENSGATADNVTANSDGILGGAAPAQSPQWSTYRVSEDNTLTVTGPGVLANDADPEGNALSAIMVTGPSHATSFTLNADGSFSYRPAADFSGTDSFTYRVSDGTNLSNIATVNILVDPVNDAPTDLSLSANTVAENAANGTVVGTITGVDPDAGDTKTYSFTDSAGGRFAINGSTGVITVADGTLLNYEAATSHNVTVRVTDAAGLTYDETFGITVSNVNETPTDLALSANTVAENAANGTVVGTVTGTDPDAGDTKSYTFTDNAGGRFAINGSTGVITVANGTLLNYEAATSHNVTVRVTDAGGLTYDETFTINLTDVNDAPTGTDATVTISEDTSHTLTTANFGFSDADAGDSFSAVRIDTLPTAGTLRLSGVAVTAGQVISVADVTAGNLLFTPAANANGTGYAQFTFSVRDSVNAYDPTPNTLTVNVTAVNDAPTDLALSANTVAENAANGTVVGTVTGTDPDASDTKAYTFTDSAGGRFAINGSTGVITVANGTLLNYEVATSHNVTVRVTDAAGLTYDETFTINLTDVNEAAPIITSNGGGATASISVVENTSAVTTVTATDADTRQTLTYSLSGGVDASKFTIDSNTGALRFTTAPNFEAPTDSGTNNVYNVTVQVSDGNGGIDTQAIAVTVTNVNEAPTDLSLSANTVAENAANGTVVGTIIGVDPDAGDTKAYTFTNSAGGRFAINRTTGVITVANSTLLNYEAATSHSVTVRITDRAGATYDETFTINVTNVNEAPAGTNTTVTINEDTSLTVTAANFGFSDVDAGDSFSAVRIDTLPTAGTLRLSGVAVTAGQVVAIADVTAGNLVFTPVANANGTGYARFTFSVRDSFNAYDPTPNTLTVNVTAVNDAPTDLNLSANTVAENAANGTVVGTITAVDVDAGDTKAYSLTNNAGGRFAINSATGVITVANSTLLNYEAATSHSVTVRITDRAGATYDETFTINVTNVNEAPAGTNSTVTINEDTTHTLTAANFGFSDVDAGDSFSAVRIDTLPTAGTLRLSGVAVTAGQVISVADVTAGNLVFTPVANANGTGYARFTFSVRDSFNAYDPTPNTLTVNVTAVNDAPTDL